TTTGAGAACAATGGAATTTGAAAAAATTTTAAATAAATTAAGTCGGCATGCTGCGACAACTCTTGGAAAAAATAGAGTGGAGGAATTATCACCATCTACTCAATATACCGAAGTGATTGAACTGTTAAAGGCTACCGATGAAGCCGTTAAAGTACAACGCTTAAAAGGAAGTGCACCGTTTGGAGGAATAAGGGATATTTCAGCTGCCATACATCGTTCAAGAATTGGAGGGATGTTGAATATCCAAGAACTGTTGGATATTGCAAATACGATTTATGGAGCAGGAAGATTAAAGAAGTTTATACAACGATTTCATGATGAATTTTCCATTCCTCTTTTATTCTTTTTAGTTAAACAAATTACAGATCATAAAGCAGTAGAAAATGCGATCAAAATGTGTATTAATGAGCAAGCAGAAATGATGGATAGTGCTAGTCCAGAACTCTCTCGTATCCGACAACAATTAAAAAAAGGGGAATCCTCAATTCGAGAGCAGTTAGAACGTATGATTCGTTCACAATCTGTGCAAAAAAAACTACAAGATCCCATAGTAACCATTCGTAATGATCGTTATGTACTGCCTGTGAAACAAGAATATCGCTCCTATTTTGGAGGGATGACCCATGATCAATCTGCATCAGGTGCAACTTTATTTATTGAACCTGAATCGATTGTAAATTTAAATAATAAACTTCGTGAGTTAAAATTAAAAGAAGAAAGAGAAATTGAAAAAATACTTCGCATGTTAACCGAACAGGTTACCGAAATTCATGAAGAATTACTTGTGAATATTGAACAGATTGCTGAAATTGATTTTATTTTTGCCAAAGCTGGTTTAGCCAATGAAATGAAAGCGACCCTACCTCGCTTAAACGATCGTGGATTTATGAATCTCAAAAAAGCAAGACATCCCTTAATTCCAGATGAACAGATCGTACCTATTGATGTAAAACTGGGAGACCAATATGACAGTATTATTATAACAGGACCAAACACAGGTGGAAAAACCGTGTCACTAAAAACCATTGGTTTATTGCATCTTATGGCGATGTCAGGGTTATTTGTACCTGCTGAGGATCATAGCCAGATGTGTATATTCGATGGAATTTACGCTGACATTGGGGATGAACAAAGCATTGAACAAAACTTAAGTACATTCTCAAGTCACATGACAAATATCATTACAATATTAAAAGAAGTGACTCCTAAAAGTTTAATTTTACTGGATGAATTAGGTGCAGGTACCGACCCAACAGAGGGATCAGCGTTAGCAATTTCTATTATTGAATATATTCATCAATTAGGTTGTCGGTTAGTTGCAACAACACATTATAGTGAATTAAAAGCCTTTGCATATGATCGTAAGGGAGTAATCAATGCAAGCATGGAATTTGATGTGAAAACACTAAGTCCCACATACCGCTTGTTAGTTGGTGTTCCTGGACGCAGCAACGCTTTTGCTATTTCTGAAAGATTAGGTTTACCAATGCCGATCCTTAAACATGCAAAGGGTCAAGTGAATGAACAGGATCAGCAGGTTGAGAATATGATTGCCTCTTTAGAGGAAAATCGAATTAGTGCTGAGA
The window above is part of the Chengkuizengella sp. SCS-71B genome. Proteins encoded here:
- a CDS encoding endonuclease MutS2; protein product: MNSRILRTMEFEKILNKLSRHAATTLGKNRVEELSPSTQYTEVIELLKATDEAVKVQRLKGSAPFGGIRDISAAIHRSRIGGMLNIQELLDIANTIYGAGRLKKFIQRFHDEFSIPLLFFLVKQITDHKAVENAIKMCINEQAEMMDSASPELSRIRQQLKKGESSIREQLERMIRSQSVQKKLQDPIVTIRNDRYVLPVKQEYRSYFGGMTHDQSASGATLFIEPESIVNLNNKLRELKLKEEREIEKILRMLTEQVTEIHEELLVNIEQIAEIDFIFAKAGLANEMKATLPRLNDRGFMNLKKARHPLIPDEQIVPIDVKLGDQYDSIIITGPNTGGKTVSLKTIGLLHLMAMSGLFVPAEDHSQMCIFDGIYADIGDEQSIEQNLSTFSSHMTNIITILKEVTPKSLILLDELGAGTDPTEGSALAISIIEYIHQLGCRLVATTHYSELKAFAYDRKGVINASMEFDVKTLSPTYRLLVGVPGRSNAFAISERLGLPMPILKHAKGQVNEQDQQVENMIASLEENRISAENDRIVAEKLRKEVEQLQKKVKDQQLRFEEQREKMMEKAEEEAKEAVAKARKEADQIISDLRKLAMDEKTSIKEHKLIEAKRQLEQAEPQLTKNKPSKSVKKIKGVKKVNPGDEVYVASFAQKGYVVEEANAKEVVVQLGIMKMKVRKTELELVSRDEKQVKKQITSIKRSKDQQFKSELDLRGMNLEDSIMEVDRFLDEGILANVGQVYIIHGKGTGVLRTGIQEFLNKHKHVKQHRLGNMGEGGTGVTVAELK